The Nothobranchius furzeri strain GRZ-AD chromosome 17, NfurGRZ-RIMD1, whole genome shotgun sequence nucleotide sequence CCAACTGAATCTTGTTTAGGAAAACTGGGATGCAAACCATTTTCCTTTAGGTCAGACAGAACACAGTCATTAGGCCATCTACAAACCCATTTATCAGCACGTCAAGTGAGCAAAAAAATGAAATATgtctgtttatttttctaaaaaaaGACCTGCAGAAtgattcaaatgtttatttctttatttctttatttatttttgcagagCTGAGTACCTTAAGGGTGTCATAAGTTTTGAAAAACGCGAATTTAAAAACAGAAATGCTGCATCATTTAAGAAAGTCTGACTGTACCTCTTCTTAAAGGGGCTGCAAAAAAGTAAATGTACAAAAACCTGCTCAAAGCAGGCAGTTTGAGGCACATTTTTGGGAAGTAGGTGTTTATTAGTCGAACTCTAAAGATCTGGAAGACGGGTCAAGACCTAAACAGTAAACTATTCCATTTTCCTTATTTTCCCCTCCAATTCTAACAGCTTTAAATTTGTGATCATATCTCAGTAGAAATTACCAAGCACACCTTTTAAAAGCTGAATATATTTTTGGATTATGGTGTGAAATCGcaaataaatagatttttaaaattattttaacctGTATTTTACTCTCCATAGGTGCAAAGTAGCCAAATTGGCTCCGTATGCTGTGTTCAGAAGCCCTCTGCCCTACAACAGCTCTGAAGTTTCAAGCGATTACATACAGACTGATAGCAGGAATTCAACAAGCAGCAAACACCGTCATTTGTCAAAAGCTCAGAGGAAACCAGCCAAATCTAGACACAGATGTGGCCTCAAAGAGCCACCAAGAGGAGACGGTTTTGACTGCAGAAGGACAAAAGGAAGAAGTTATGAAAAGCAACAGAAAATAACAAAACTAGAACCCTCACACGTGCACACAACACCCATCACACACACTACAACTCAGAGAGAGAAAACTGCCACTGTGAGGATAGAGAGAAGAAGAACTGGGAAAAAGAAGGGTAGGAGAAAGGGCTTTGCAGGCCTTGTACAGAAAAATAACATCTCACTGACAAGCCCTGGTCCTCACACGTCCTTCACGACCTCTTCAAGAATTCCACCCTCAACACAGAGGCTGAAACTTCGACCCAACGCAAAGGCAGCAGCGAAAGAGGCGACCAAATACACTAAAAGGAACAAAAAAATCCAAAATCAAGGAGGATCTAGCATACCTGTGAAGAATAACAATCCTCTGTTACATTGTGCAAACTGTCTAGAACAGGAAACACTTCACACAACGACTGGTTCTCAGGTGAAAACCAAAGAATCACCATTCAGTCTGATGAAAAATAAGAGCATTCAAATTAAAAAGACAACAGAAGTCCACAAGAAGACTGCAGAAAGTCTTTCAACTACCACCAAGACACGACTAAAACCTTCAGCATGCTTTCTTAAAGATTGTCAAAAAGGGTTAGGCGTCTATCTATTGTCAAACAAAACAACCCAGCAGCTCCTAGGAGGAAACACCAAGGCTGGAGACCTCAAACCAAAGGAGAGATCAATAAATAATAATCAGCTGCATGAGCTGACAGGTAGGCTTGAAGACTTTTGTTCACAACTTGGTTTTGTTAAAGCGATAGCGTCTGATTACATCTGGAAAATCAAATGAAGACATTGTTTAATTTGATTCTCTCATCAGCTTGAGTTTTTAGAGCCAATAGTTGTTTATGGGCATTTTTTTCAAACCACTtttactgaaatgtattttttactTCAAGGATCAATTAAACTTTGGTTTGATGCTGAATCAAAGAGATCATAGAGACTTGCATGACTTATGGCTATAAAAAGGTGACCGGGGGAAATTTCCTTCATGAAAATCCACATAAAACCTCATTTATCAGCACTCATTGCAAGTAGGTCAGCATAGAAAAGTTTACTATGAATTTGTGGTAATGAAAAATGtgaaaagtttatttttataaacAAAACTATCAGACGGAAAGCATTTACTTAGTTATTAAAAGTGCACAAAGataatatgtttatttttatttttccagaTAATCAGCTCCAGTGTCGAGGCCTCACACATCTGGATGACTGTAAATTCAAAATCCCTCCACTAGAGAAGAAATATAATCTACAGAATATGGATTCCAAGACTGCTTACCACTGTGACTGCACCAGCCAGTATAGTATCACCTTCTGTCAACCTCTCGGCTGTTTTAAATCATCTTTTAATATTATATAGaaagttaaaggtgtggaacacggaaaaaccattttaaaaattggatttctgattataatctgtcattctgatgctgcattagcttctgatagaaaatagacgatgaaactctaggatttgagttGGATTGTTTTAGTGCCCAAGAAactgcagagaatgtctcagctgatagaagctaaccgttagctttagcaactccaccacacaccagaactcctccgggcttgtattatttgtgagataaaacatcaatgttgcagagcaaacacagtcagtggtagagtcctgttgccattagccaatcagaggtgagatgtccatggatcaggaaataaaacagcaaaacctgccgtctgaagctcagctgtgatgtggctaacTTCTacatcctggaaatggtgcactctCCCaaagtacgacttgcaaggcattgattcttaccagagaccactgcaaatgtgttgcttAAACGAGTGTTCCACCTTTAATGAAATCACCAAATAACTTCTATTTCCAACTCAAGCAGTGAACATGAAAGATTTTATCTGATGATGTTTCAAGTTGAATGGAATCAACCTGAAAAACTAAAAAGTGCTGTGTAGGTTGCAAATAGAGCACAAACCCAGttttaattaaatgaaatgttttattttcttgttgCTTTACCCCATAGTATTGAAAGACTACCAGTTATCTTGCATCATTTACCACACTTCTAAAATAAAgtgctgttttatttaaaaatatattttataaaaATTTTGTTTTTCATAATTATTGTCCTAAAACATTAGGGAACAAAGATATGAtgaaaatacaatcaacatttaaCATCACTCCAAATACATCATACCCCTTTTACTCATAAAGTTACTGTTAatattaactattaagtgtctttAAGGTAAGGACAAGGGGGTTGCTTAGTTTTGCATTGCATAACATTGTTTATGGCAACTGTTACTTCatttaatactttattaatgcctaataatgcactaagcAATGTTAATAAAGGAACCCTTACTGTGAAGTGTTAACAAATTCTTCTTTAGCAGGATAAGATATTGTTGCAGCAAATTTATTTTAGAGCTTTTGCTTGTGTTACATGTCAGATTCAGTCAGGTGCTTAATGAAACAGATGCATTTGTGCTGTGGTTACAGCGACATCGTGTGTTTAGTTTTATTAATGCTCAGTTGCTGCTGTGTCATGATTTATCACAGCACATGTGAAAGTGTTCAGAGAACAAATTAATCCCACTATTTAgtcatttaaaaacatttaggaATATTCATCTAACAGAAAGGAATTTAACAAACACTGTAACAGAGGAAAAACAATAAGGAAAAGGCTGAAGCCAAGGCTTATTTTTCCTATCCTACACAGATTCTTCACAAAGTTGAAataaaggtagaagaagaagaagaagaagaaaatatcatttctatagcgcctctcaagataaaaatcacgaggaaaTAGCAACAGCAGCAAAATAGCACAATTTAACCAAAGTTGTTCTTATTCATTCTTTCAAATAATAATTATGTTACTGTACAAACTTCAAAAGTCACAGAGATTTCAGTAACTTTTTAAGTACACCAAAGATCCACACAATTATTCATCACGTTTACCAATTAAAACTAAATTTAGCTAattaacattctgtgactctgaaCAGGATCAAACAGGCCCAGTTAACGAATAGATGTTTGGAAAATTCAAACAAAAATGAAATCAATTGTAATGGATGTGCTGGATAAGGACCGTTTACATAGCCTGTGTGTTGAATAAAAAGCATTATCTGAATCCACCCGTCTGTgcagggttgtgtgtgtgtgtgtgtgtgtgtgtgtgtgggggggggggtgggggtgggggggggggtctatgtCCAGCAGTCAGGTGGGGCACACCTTGGACAAATTGCCAGTCAATCACAGGGCAGTGCTAACTCTTTGCAGAaagatgtgaacccaggaccttttttctgcaaggcaacagcgctacccTTGAATAAAACTCAATAAATGGTTAAATGCTAAGTGCAGTATGTATTTTCAGCTAGTCAAATTTAGTTCTAATTAATGTATGACTTTTCTTGTCTTGTGTCAATTTTACAGGTTGGCTGTTCAGATTGAAAACTTGAAGAAAGCCAGCATTCCTCCATCTCTCTTGGTGGATTTTGTCTCTCAGCAGTGCTTTACTCTGCCAAAGGAGACAAAATGTAATCGCAAAAAAAGGTGTTAAGCTCTGAAGTGCTTATTATGGCTAAGTCTGTAGCACACCCAGTCCCTTTGGTGTGTTAACCCATAAAACACATGATCTCATTTTAATTTTTCACTTTTTCTTTCTAGATGTGCTGAAGGCTTCACTAAAGCCTCTGACCTACATCGAGCACTTAAGAAGCTAAAGGAAAAAGATGCTCCTGAGATGGGATTTTCAGCTAGTGACAGAAAAAAAAGGATTCCCATTCGCCTTTATAAGCACTGCCTTAAGCTACAGATGAAAGCTGATATAATGTCAAAACTAAATGACTGAGCTGTGTGCAGCACTAATTTGAAAAGGTTCATGTTTCAGACAGACTTGATCCttattttgttatttgttttttgttcaaCTGGCAGTCATTTGACTGGCTTTTGTAATAATTGTTAAAtttatttttcaataaaaaagcaTTTGACATGTGAGTGTtcatttttgtattagtttaatcAATTTTCCCCAAATTTCTTTACTGCCCAGTTATCATTAATGTCTCCAATTAGAGGAAATCTTATTTATAACAttgtataaatgttttatttagcaGAGTTGAGTTTGGTGCATTGGCCTGGACCTCACCTATAGTCTCAGCACATTGTGTGGCCCTCTGGGAAAATTAATTCCCCTCCTCAGGCCTGAATGTATGCAAAATGTTTCATAATGGAGCAAATACtctaaaaaaaacatcaaaaacaagaaagaacAAAATGTAACGTTCTAAATTTGAAGTCATCTTCCTAATATTAAAGGGGAACGATAATTGTAAGTAATTACACAAAGCATACGAAAAAAATGCACAAATGGCTTGCCATTTATCACAAAGTTAGCGAACCAGTGGCAGCCCTCAGCATTACAGTTCCACCTCCATGCTTAACGATTGAAGAAATTAAATTTTCTTTTTTatagttaaaaaaaatgaaataaactcATTAAATACCACGAGTATAGTATTTGTGTCTAATATTTGCTAAAGAAAGAAAGTAATGATGAGCTCATGAATTTTGACAGGTTATTCTGACGCGCGGTGCATGCTGGGTGCAGCTTGTTGGCCTTGGAAACATGGCCTCGCACTGACAGCCGTTATCTGTTCCAGGCAGTGACACAGCGGCTGGGCCGGTACCGGAGATACTTACAAAGAGATTTTAACCGTCAAATGACATCACTGAAGATGTAGCGTCCCCTCCGACAGGATTGTCGCGTAGACAGCGCAGGGTAATAACGGGTTTAGTGCGAGTGTCACGCCCACTGTGATCGGTTACGTTGAAGCGATACCGAACGGTAAGTTAGCTTTGCTTAAGCTAACAAGGCAAGAGAACCATTGCTATTCGTTCACTGGCCGGCTGTGGTCTGTTAGTGTGCATCCTAGCTCCACAGTCTGTCCCTGTCAGACCCCATTGTTGGACAAGACCGCGGCTGCAGTTGTGTTCATAGTAGGTCGTCAGTCGGTTGTCTGGGgcgtttctgtcattctgtcactGAATTTTTAATGTTCGACCCTTTTGGCATCACTGTCGGAGGGGAGAGCTATGGGCTCCGGGGCTGTGGATTCATCCCAGTGGCTTTCGGTAAAGGAGGAGACTATATTTCTCCACGACGGACTAATTCGGGTCACGGATCTGGCCGAGCTGCCCAGTGAAATTGGAGTGTCGGAACAGGGGGATACCGAGCAGGAGGTGGGTGAAAGATGCCTCTCACACTAGACATATAAACAGTTATAAATAGTAACACACACCCGCTACTGCAATCATTGAGTTACTATTCAAACATGTTTCTCTGCCCTCTGCAACACAAGAGATAACTGCGGCGCCGACGTTTgcaagttttctgctctgcttgttattGATTCACCGTCAAATTCGGCTGAGACCAACGTATTTCCTGTcttgcctttcaaaataaaagcattttacgTAGGATCACAAAAGTTTTATTTCGTAAATTAGATTAAATACAAATATAACGTGTTGCTGCTCGTTTAAACACCTAAACTTTAAAACAAATGTTTACATTTCTGATGCTTAACATTTATTTACTGTCCTTTAAAGCTTTAATTCTTCGTCTGTTTTTAATTGTGAATGTAAAATAAGGAAACCGGATGTTACTCTGAAGTAAAATAAGCTAGCCTTCACAATTGATGCTTAGAAACTTCGAGCTGTAAAACAATGAATATTTTCAACCTTCACATATTAAACGCTACCTTTTAATAAAGTTTGAGCTGATATAACATATGCGTTAGTGGTGAACATATGCTTTTTGGAAGCTAATGCTAATAGCTCGTCTCTTTATGATCGTTTGCATTCACTGATTAATAATTGGATGTTTTGAAAACAAGATGTTTTGAAAACAAGACCCTGACATACAGGTTCAGTTTAATGTCCTGACCTCCCTGAGGGGATATTCTAAGAAAAGTCGATATGCGGTTGAGTAATTACTGCTTTAATGTTTTGTTTACAGGGCCTCTGGtgtgcacattaacagacagcctTCACTGGTTTTAAATTCTcttgatttatttttaatttcccCTATGTGAGATCAGCCTGTTCTTGATTTCCCACCTAAAGGCATTTTGAACTTGGCTGTTTGAATGAGTTTGCCATTTTACTCATTCATTCACTTCTTTCTGCTGTAGACTTGCTGTGGTGAACAACATTTAGATCCATTTTGAACTTAAAATCTGAAAACTTTATTTTGAGATGCTGAATACAAGCAAACACAAAACCCAAACCATCCAACAATACAATCCCAACCTGGTCTAAGGCTTCTTTTAAATTTTTACTTCTGATTATTTTTAGATTCCCAATTCTTCTCTCTCCTTTTGTGTCCAGTTTTAAAACTAACTCTGTCATTTTAGTTCTGATTCAGGAAGAGCTGTGTTTCTGACAATCTCCTTTGTATGCTGTGGCAGCAGTGCATTTGCAGAAAAAGGTGGAGAAAGCTTAGCGCCCAGATAAGGGGTGCTACTGTAACATAAGTAGCATTTCTGAAATCAAATCAATACAAATTGTGCCTGCTAAATGGTATAATGGAATTTTTTCCCACACTGATTGGTGGGCAGCAGAATGTAATCAATATCTGTGATGTATCCTAAGTGCACGAGAGGCGCATTGTTTCACTGATATGCTATACCTTTGCTTTTTCTGGCAGTTAGTCCAAATAATTGTACAGATTCTAATTTCCTGAAAGGAGTTTTATTATTTTACCAGCTTTCTATCATGTTTTAGTTAATAAGTGGCATAATACAAACAAATACCTTGATTATACAGTTAAATATTTGTTTATGAGTCCTAAAATGACAGATAAAACTTTGATGTCAACAGAAATAGACCACTGAGAAACAAAATTCACATTCTGCTTTATAAAATTAAAGTCTTTGTTTCTGTGCTTCTGCTTTTAAAGTCACATTGAAATTTAAATTCCTTCTAAAAAAGACCATTAGATTATATTAAAAAGATAATACacaataaaattattttttaaaaacttaacATTTATCTTTTTTAAAACTCTGATTTAGATACAACTCTCACAAATTAGTAAGCTGCTGATGTCTACTTTACCATCTCTCTCCTCCAGATCCTTACTTTTGAGACGAAGAACCCCGCTGAGCTTGCTGAGCGTCTCCGTGCCGTCTGTGGAAATCAAAGCAATGCGTATGCTCGTCTGCTGGAGTACCGGCTCAATGCTCTGCGTGGCCTGTGGGCTGCGCAGCGGCAGCTGGCCCTGGAGGTGCAGCAGGAGCGAGAGGGACCTGGAGGCGCTGACGAGGAGACCTTAGCCTTACTCAAAAGACAAGGTCTGCTCCAGCAGCCTGAGCAGGCCCCTTTTACATCCCGTGTCGCCCTGCTGCTGGTCTTCCCCCTT carries:
- the LOC107393706 gene encoding uncharacterized protein isoform X1, whose product is MESWLLTTVFVLSSIFLSKTEDVTRLDFSCLRLSHTDGQTLVTFLRKDAAGARFLLYLTRWTEDSRFIACDIHPHPSVTEGYRAFCDKNQTQDQEIQKRFNLSALLHPEAPCALTPSRAPEGTERGARMKRSWIFPGTLWCGSGSKAAGYEQLGMFERADRCCREHDHCPRIIPAFTVNYGVFNPNVFTVSHCECDQRFRQCLLGMNDSISGMVGYSFFNILKVPCFELKQLKRCTQMYWWGMCKVAKLAPYAVFRSPLPYNSSEVSSDYIQTDSRNSTSSKHRHLSKAQRKPAKSRHRCGLKEPPRGDGFDCRRTKGRSYEKQQKITKLEPSHVHTTPITHTTTQREKTATVRIERRRTGKKKGRRKGFAGLVQKNNISLTSPGPHTSFTTSSRIPPSTQRLKLRPNAKAAAKEATKYTKRNKKIQNQGGSSIPVKNNNPLLHCANCLEQETLHTTTGSQVKTKESPFSLMKNKSIQIKKTTEVHKKTAESLSTTTKTRLKPSACFLKDCQKGLGVYLLSNKTTQQLLGGNTKAGDLKPKERSINNNQLHELTDNQLQCRGLTHLDDCKFKIPPLEKKYNLQNMDSKTAYHCDCTSQLAVQIENLKKASIPPSLLVDFVSQQCFTLPKETKCNRKKRCAEGFTKASDLHRALKKLKEKDAPEMGFSASDRKKRIPIRLYKHCLKLQMKADIMSKLND
- the LOC107393706 gene encoding uncharacterized protein isoform X2, which gives rise to MESWLLTTVFVLSSIFLSKTEDVTRLDFSCLRLSHTDGQTLVTFLRKDAAGARFLLYLTRWTEDSRFIACDIHPHPSVTEGYRAFCDKNQTQDQEIQKRFNLSALLHPEAPCALTPSRAPEGTERGARMKRSWIFPGTLWCGSGSKAAGYEQLGMFERADRCCREHDHCPRIIPAFTVNYGVFNPNVFTVSHCECDQRFRQCLLGMNDSISGMVGYSFFNILKVPCFELKQLKRCTQMYWWGMCKVAKLAPYAVFRSPLPYNSSEVSSDYIQTDSRNSTSSKHRHLSKAQRKPAKSRHRCGLKEPPRGDGFDCRRTKGRSYEKQQKITKLEPSHVHTTPITHTTTQREKTATVRIERRRTGKKKGRRKGFAGLVQKNNISLTSPGPHTSFTTSSRIPPSTQRLKLRPNAKAAAKEATKYTKRNKKIQNQGGSSIPVKNNNPLLHCANCLEQETLHTTTGSQVKTKESPFSLMKNKSIQIKKTTEVHKKTAESLSTTTKTRLKPSACFLKDCQKGLGVYLLSNKTTQQLLGGNTKAGDLKPKERSINNNQLHELTDNQLQCRGLTHLDDCKFKIPPLEKKYNLQNMDSKTAYHCDCTSQLAVQIENLKKASIPPSLLVDFVSQQCFTLPKETKYVLKASLKPLTYIEHLRS